The stretch of DNA AAGAACTAATTCCATCAAGTGTCTCTAGCTGGTTGTCTCTGAGATGAAGAGTTGTCAGGCGCTCCAGTTTCTCTAAGCCTTCTAATTTTTTTATACGATTCTGAGCCTAGAAATTTGGGATGAAATCTTAGATTGtatgttaaatattatttttaaaaattaatgcaTATGTCCAGCATACCAGATAAAGATGACGTAAATTGGGGAGGTAAATTCCATCTGTAGTTTCTAAACAGTTTCCTCTCAGCTCCAGAGTCACAAGATTGGTCAGTCTGTGATATTCAAGGCCAGACACTCTCAAAATGCCATTACCTAAAAACCAAGTGGTCATGCGTATTAGTTAACAGCCCAGAGACACTATAATCTCAGTGCTGTGTTACAAATGCTGAATCAACCTCAAAACAAAATTTCAGCTGTGAAATATCTAAAGCACCCACCGATAAGATTAAGGCTTTCCAGAGCAGGCCCTCCAAGCCCCTCAGTATCACACAGACGATTGACTGCAAGGCTGAGCCACTGCAGGTAGGTGAGCTGGCCCAGAGGCTGACCTCTGAACCCCTGAAGCTGATTGCTATCGCCCTTTAGCCAAAGCAACTGGGTTAATGCAGCTAGGGGAGAAAGGTCTGTCAAGTAATTTGAGGAGATGTCCAGGAAGCGTAGATGGACAAAGGAACTCAGTAAGACAATATCTGTCAGACACCTGGTTAAGATAAAGAAGGCATGTTCATCTCTAAACACAATTTAACCTGACACAGACCATATCTTTGAAATGATAAATCTCTTTTCTGCATATGTACAATATAtactatatgtccaaatgtttatagacacctgctcatttaaaatttcttctgaaatcgaGGGTAGAAGAAGTaggtttttctctctctggaaAACAGTGTTCTGTGGGGTTCACACTTAGCATTAGACATGGTGATTTTGGTCTTGAGCTGCTGCTCCAAAGCATTCCTTTCCATTGGTCAATGTTCATCTATCAAAATTATACAAACTGTAGATGTACAACAGAATGTCTGGGGGAGCAATAGGTGCAATAGTGCACCATTGGGATGTTTGgatacttttggacatatagtgtttATTCATAATATAGCCTATATATTTCACTTATTGCAGCTTACTCAACCAGGGAGACTACCTGTCCTTTAGGTCAAGTTTGGCAAATGCATGAGCAAGTCCATTCCCAGTGTGGCAAAGTAAAGACAGGCCTTGAACAATCATGTCCTGAGTCAAAGGACAGGGCTCAATCTGAAAATAGAGCACTGTAATCAGTGATAAGGCTTTCAGATGGTACCCTCACAGTCTGagaaataatttgttaatgttaatgtctaCAGTAACTCAATATATTAATGAGTGTTGGatcaaatgaaataattatCTATAAAGCTctgtctgaagaaaaaaaaagaacgaTTTATGAACATCATTCTTTAAcgtaatttatttaaacattaacCTTATCCTGTTTTGACGTTTCATCCTCTTGATGTTCCTCGTTCTGCTCTTCTTCTCCTTCCGAATCCCCACGTAACATTTCCTCCTCATCAGACATATTTCACTTGGCTTTGATAAAacagagtaaaataaaaatagccaAACAGAAAGTTTAAAGGTTTTCGGCTGTTAGCAATAAACTTTGAGTTACGTTTTTATGCATATGTGAATTTAaggtaaatgtatataaaattaaCAATATAGTCTTCAAAATATCTTATCGTATTGCTTACCATTCAAAATGTTTACATTGGTTACCGCGGTAACAAGAACTCGCGGAGCGGTTCACTCCAAAGTCATCTCGCCTGTGCCCTACTCCCTAATGCCTAGGGCAAAACGGAGAGGTAGGGCTAAAGGGTGAAATGAGACTCCGCCGTAGGCTACAGCCTCCACCAGAACCTGTACTCCACAAATAAACAGTGGGGGTGGGAAATACTGACCATTCACCATTCAAATAATGAATTTAGTTTCATTTTCGGAGCCAGACGAGCCGACTGTAACACATTTGTGTACAGAATAATCAGTAACGatgtaattataaaacaataTTGTAATGTAATGTGAATTTCAGATATTATGCTGATGTACATGTGTTCTGACTTagagtaattaaataaatattcaatttGTTGAAAAATTGTCACTTCAAATCTACTTTATAACCAAAGTGGATTCTATAAAGATGCCTAGGTCTTCACtaaactgctttttttttttttagaaaaatgtCCTTATAAGAAACTGATGTAACTACACAAGCATGGTTCAGAACACAACTCTGGAACTGTTATTCAAGTTTATTCACGTTTAAcataaacaatgtaaacaacaaATTAACTCATTAAACactctaaaaatatatatataaatattgtatataCTCCTTttgcaaacacacaaaataaatatgcaGTGTCGATATATGTTCAAAGTCAGTACTATAAGAGTTAACTCTGTTAACTCATGAAGCAGTTTTGCTCTCCCCAAAGTTACATGTTTGCACACTAAAAATGTGTGAGATAAACTCAGTGTAACATGCATTGAGTAACTAGTAAATCTCAATCAAACagtaaatttatatatttaatgctCAAACATATATTAACTGCCAAATCAGTGTGCAATCTCTTTTACTACAAAAATCAATCATGAGGACTTACTGTTAGAGGAAAAATATTTTCCCCACATACCTTTCCAGTCCTCTACATTTTAACAGCAGAGTTTCTATGGGCAAGAAGAAATATTTTCTGCaagtgtaatatttaaaataaatttatattCAAAGTAATATATTCCAGAAGATTCAAGTAGGACAATCTACCTAGATCTTACTACTTCAAACATAACTCAACAATCCTACAAGTTCCTAATACTCAATGTTGAACATAAACAACCCTGAGAATACTGACATCAAGAGGATTATATTTTGCAGAAACAATTCTTTTATAAACTAAACTACAGCTACAGTGGATGTATGcagaagtctttttttttttttttttttttttttttttgctaaagtGAAGTAAGGCAGTAGTAAAATAATAGTGTATTGAACCTATTATGTTAAATGACAAAAGTCCATAACTCAAGTAATGGTTCTGTTAGGGTCAGGGAACTTTAGTTCGTAGGCAGCTCTACAGTTAAAACAAGCCGCAAAACTCCACTAGAATTTTAGAAAGTATCTTACATTTTCTTATCTGCACAAACCATTTGTCTCTTCAGTTTATAATATTTCTATCCACAATTATAACAGATTAGTGGTGGGCGATATGACAGTGTGAGACCTTAAcagattatacattttttttttttaaagccgaATATGGTTCCCAAGTGATGCTGCTGTGTACAGTTCTGTGTTATTATTGAGAAGCTGTGACTTCCTATTCAGATCAATTCAAAAGTCCATTTATCTTATATAATGGCATTGTTAAATCAGACACAGAGTACAATGTCAAACATCATAATATGTGCTGCTGAATTATTCaagtatgttaatatttttgctACACAGTTCTCTTCTATGGTAAAAAACTTTCATCCTACATTTTGCCAATCATTAGTTTAACATCAGGGTATTTTTGGCATTACAACCCTAAATtcaaaatatagccgcaagcggcaatggcGGGTCCTAGCACGGATAAGCCACATCAGAGCACTTTGACAGTCTCAGCCAACAATGAGGCCTTTGGGAGCATGGGCCTGTTTGGCCAAACAAGGGAAATTTGGGTGTAAGATATTGTTGTAGATGTCGTTGTAATGTTTAGCAAAAGACATGTGAGATGTGACATGTGTGTGTTATGACCGGTGAGTGCTGGTttcaattatgataaatatttatgttcatatgttatgacctTTCACTTGTGCAGATGAATAGGATTTCATGAATGAAGTtgaacaaagcaatatttgGTCTTAGAGTGTCATCTGCTGGTGAAAGCGTGTACTTTTGACTCATGGAGCTGCAGAGGAGTTCATGttagaaatgcacacacacactttttaatcGTCTACTGCTCTGTGAATATGTaactaacatggacatatgtggtatcagcggattcctaaggacctgaactttaatagttatcaataaaatgttaaactttCATCACCATGTGGCTTATAGGCCCCTCCCAATAatagaaatccagcatgaacacagaaacagcatataacaaaataaactcTAATTGTAGCGTCACCTTTTGGTAGATTTGAGTCATATTATACACAATGCTTCAGAGTAAGGCTCTAAATAGTTATGTCaggtttggtcttgattgggcttagTTTGTTTAAGCTATAGctgaaataatttataaatcgcAGCACGgctcaatttattaatttattgtggcACTGGTTTGactaaatgttgaacttttttggataattattgatcaacagactctgcagattccaacaaggtcaattgtttgggaacagagtgaaaatccagggactagtataaaaaagttcaattttgaacaactggttattgagaaaagacgatgcatttttttacaacacttgcaattacaaagttgttaggccctgtgcagagtatacaatgaagaaaactgcgtgtcaatatgcttaaattttgctgagaaatatcaaattttcttgatatagcgccccctagtggctatcgttacgtacatttttgtgcacttaggaagtgccaccaGGGACATATGAGTCAATTCTCAtaatgattggaccttgttaaggttgtcaaacagctgctgaaatctaattggccgatgacgatcacaattttgcccgaatcgcgttgttcttaaatttccacttatagccttgcagatagaagcagcatgccaaagggGGTTCTGATCTGCCTTACGTATGTTGAgttataaatttgtagcatttagagcgccccctatatgaatattggcttctcctttgacatggtacctcagaatcatgtctgaaagtgtaatatgaaatttgaacacatttgagttaagtatgaaattattatgaatttttaagcAACACATATgaaaagccgaagaggttcatttgcatatggcggccattttgaatcgaaatttcaattttttttggataattccTGACCTTCGAACACCTGTGAAGATTTTGGTACCAAGTTCTAgggaaatggactaaaatccagggactagttcacaaaagtacattttgcaaattatcaattttatttcaaatttgtCGAGGGCGGAGCTAAATTTTGACTAACCCGTTTTTGATTTGTctggacccaaggaatcagggaaaaaaagaattttggtTCTACGTTATACGGTTTAGAAGATATGGACGTAAACGCGTTTGGtattgctatagcgccaccttgAGGCCAATAGGTATAATTTTCCATAGTTCTCTCTTTGCACCTCAGCTGTACCGTGCCTTAAATTTTGGTGGCTCTGGGCCTTACGGTCTTTGCTCCAGAATGAGTTTTAGccgagaaaaataataataataataataataagaaaaaacccGACAATCGCTATAGGGTCCCCACACTACGTGCTAGGATCCTAAATACACACCATGTGAATGCTGTATTTATCTGTTGACCTTAATGTCAGAGTCTGTGGTGCTGATACCCTGGACTGTGTATTAACAAAGCCCCTACTTCTTCAGGATATCCAGGGTGCTACAGAGCTTAAATATTGCAGTATGCTTAAAAAGGTAAATGGTGCAAGAGACCTCATATTCAAGTTAATGGAAAATATGAGTAGTGGTCACAAAACAATGAGCTTCTGCTTGTGGTCCCATGAcaacaaagacatttttaacCTTCCTCCACCTCTATCCAAGCAATCCTGGAAAACTGTAGAAGCAAAGCTAGACATATGATATCTAGTTGAGTCCCTGCTGGAGATTCTTCTCGTAGTTCTCAATGCATATGTGGACGCGCTGGGTGAAATAAGTGGGGTCTGAAATTGCTCTGAGGAGGTTGTTCTGTATGAGACACAGATCATAGAGTTCTGAAGTGGAGGCTGTACGGGTTTGTGAGCTTTCAGGATCCAAAAATACCTACAGAAAGGGATTGCAATCTTAGTTACAGTGATGATATTTGCAAAGTAATAACTTACTGAAGTACAAAGAGATATTTTTCACAAACCTTAGGCTGCACAATAGTGTCTTCATCATTTTGGCGGATGTTGTCATCGATAAAGATGTGCTGGACTGAAGTGTCATAAGGATCAACCCAGAATGGTTTTCCTCCCAAAATGGAGTAGGTGTTTCGTGCCCACCTATTGTAAAATAAGCTAATTAAGAACAACCTTTTCTCTAGTAAGCATGGCTTATAGTGGCACatagttatttatttcattctaGACTCTACACAATATGAAAAACTGAACTATCACTGTGGTTAACATGCTTACTAGTATTActagtactactactactacaacagttttgaaaataaagattATTCCAAG from Hoplias malabaricus isolate fHopMal1 chromosome 5, fHopMal1.hap1, whole genome shotgun sequence encodes:
- the lrrc23 gene encoding leucine-rich repeat-containing protein 23, translating into MSDEEEMLRGDSEGEEEQNEEHQEDETSKQDKIEPCPLTQDMIVQGLSLLCHTGNGLAHAFAKLDLKDRCLTDIVLLSSFVHLRFLDISSNYLTDLSPLAALTQLLWLKGDSNQLQGFRGQPLGQLTYLQWLSLAVNRLCDTEGLGGPALESLNLIGNGILRVSGLEYHRLTNLVTLELRGNCLETTDGIYLPNLRHLYLAQNRIKKLEGLEKLERLTTLHLRDNQLETLDGISSCMNSLQYLNIRGNLVVSQQALQSLIGVAPTLRVLVIAENPLSEIEDYRLFVLTHLPLLERLDKEAISSDERNEAQERIKEFQDSTEQEDH